In the Thermodesulfobacteriota bacterium genome, one interval contains:
- a CDS encoding WG repeat-containing protein: protein MRTFNVLAVLSAAVIVLSCASSGPRYDAETGKGPLFPVEKEFRWGFIDGKGDIVIPYKYEGAVDFSEDRALVKVDGKWGYINQFGIMVITPEFEEAQKFSGGLAQVKIEGRYGYIDKVGKIVSEPQFEKSEPFSEGLAAVKINGRWGFIDKDGQMVIPPRYERAFSFSDGYALIVVDGKGGYIKKNGNVFIKPQYEWAEGYSDGLACVLLDGKYVYLDKFGEVKLKTDFEGARHFKEGAAAVTRNGKQGFINKSGLIIVQPQFDEAGDFSEGLATVKLDGKWGFVNKRGEVAIEPRYLTAVSFSQGLAIVELGNGNWGYIDGKGNFVWKSFE, encoded by the coding sequence TTGAGAACATTTAACGTACTGGCGGTACTTTCAGCGGCTGTAATTGTTCTGTCGTGCGCTTCGTCCGGCCCGAGATACGACGCCGAGACCGGGAAGGGGCCGCTCTTCCCCGTGGAAAAAGAGTTCCGGTGGGGGTTCATTGACGGGAAAGGTGATATCGTAATACCCTACAAATACGAAGGCGCGGTCGATTTCTCGGAGGACAGGGCGCTCGTCAAGGTCGACGGCAAATGGGGGTATATAAACCAGTTCGGAATCATGGTCATAACGCCCGAGTTCGAGGAGGCGCAGAAATTCTCGGGAGGGCTCGCCCAGGTCAAGATCGAGGGCCGTTACGGATATATAGATAAAGTGGGCAAGATTGTCTCCGAGCCCCAGTTCGAGAAATCGGAGCCGTTCTCCGAAGGACTCGCCGCCGTCAAAATCAACGGCAGGTGGGGCTTCATCGACAAAGACGGGCAAATGGTTATCCCGCCCCGGTACGAGAGGGCGTTCAGCTTCTCGGACGGCTATGCGCTCATAGTGGTCGACGGCAAGGGCGGGTATATAAAGAAAAACGGCAATGTCTTCATTAAACCCCAATACGAATGGGCGGAGGGGTATTCGGACGGCCTCGCCTGCGTCTTGCTCGATGGGAAATACGTTTACCTGGACAAGTTCGGCGAAGTCAAGCTGAAGACGGACTTCGAGGGAGCGAGGCATTTCAAGGAGGGCGCCGCCGCGGTCACGAGGAACGGAAAGCAGGGATTTATAAACAAGAGCGGGCTCATCATAGTCCAGCCGCAATTCGACGAGGCGGGCGATTTCTCGGAAGGGCTCGCGACTGTCAAACTCGACGGCAAATGGGGTTTCGTCAACAAGAGGGGGGAGGTCGCGATAGAGCCCCGTTACCTGACGGCGGTGAGCTTCTCGCAGGGGTTAGCTATTGTCGAGCTCGGCAACGGCAACTGGGGTTACATAGACGGGAAAGGGAATTTCGTATGGAAATCTTTCGAATAA
- a CDS encoding ATP-binding protein has protein sequence MRKVQELKVSQVYMYCDLSQLNFKTTEDLPPCTDFIGQKRAVESIEFGIGMGYAEYNIFLVGPTGVGKSTTIETILSRVAKTKPTPKDWCYVYNFLDPNEPKAIELPTGKGKLFRKDMEDFLQILKTDIPRAFESKEFEEQKQSIMNESQRKKNVLFEELQKKAAGNNIQIQFSPTGIITIPLMEGKPISQEQYNALNDEAKDEIINRKEKTDNEVAEALKEARKIENEAVERLKELERRVALFAVRDLIEDLSEKYQMFPVIIDYLDQVQKHILENIDNFLPDKSAQPAGLPFAFRMPAQQQPTFTEYKVNVFIDNSLTEGAPVIFETHPTYTNLFGSIEKEARFGALFTDFTMIRPGSLAKANGGYVVLEALDMFKFPFVWDSLKKAIENQELRIEDIYQQFGYSSTIGLRPEPIKLDVKVIIAGNSYLYQMLYAYDEDFRKLFKVKADFDTVVDRNDATLSQYSCFIKSICERDNLNPFDRSGLETVIEYSSRLSGDQRKLSVQLGSITKILKEADYWAKLESSDGLTKRPHVEKAIEEKIYRSNMVEEKIQELIAKGILLVDTEGTVTGQINGLAVYNMGDYAFGKPSRITCETFMGTEGVVNIERKSRMSGNIHDKGVLILSGYLGAKYAQNKPLSLSASIGFEQSYETIDGDSASAAELIVLLSSLSGVPIKQGLAITGSVNQKGQVQPIGGVNEKVEGFFDVCKAKGITGEQGVVIPYQNVKNLMLKKTVVEAVKHGKFHIYPVETIDQAIEIMTGKEAGARGPSGKFKRGSINYLVDKKLREFAEDYRKFGKQLAPKKSNNSNEK, from the coding sequence ATGAGAAAGGTTCAGGAACTGAAGGTCTCGCAGGTTTACATGTATTGCGACCTTAGCCAGCTTAACTTCAAGACTACGGAAGACCTGCCGCCGTGCACGGACTTCATCGGCCAGAAAAGGGCCGTCGAATCGATAGAATTCGGCATAGGGATGGGCTACGCGGAATACAATATTTTCCTCGTCGGACCGACAGGGGTGGGGAAATCGACGACGATAGAGACAATCCTGTCGAGAGTCGCAAAAACGAAGCCTACCCCTAAAGACTGGTGCTATGTATACAACTTCCTCGACCCGAACGAGCCCAAGGCGATCGAGCTCCCGACGGGAAAGGGGAAGCTCTTCAGAAAGGACATGGAGGACTTTCTCCAGATACTGAAGACGGACATACCGAGGGCTTTCGAGAGCAAGGAGTTCGAGGAGCAGAAGCAGAGCATCATGAACGAGTCCCAGAGGAAAAAGAACGTCCTCTTCGAGGAGCTGCAGAAAAAGGCCGCCGGGAATAACATACAGATACAATTCTCCCCGACGGGGATAATAACTATCCCGCTCATGGAGGGGAAGCCGATATCCCAGGAGCAGTACAATGCGCTTAACGACGAGGCCAAGGACGAAATTATAAACAGGAAGGAAAAGACCGACAACGAGGTCGCGGAGGCCTTGAAAGAGGCCCGGAAAATAGAAAACGAGGCCGTCGAGAGGCTGAAGGAGCTCGAAAGACGTGTCGCCCTCTTCGCGGTCCGCGACCTTATCGAAGACCTGAGCGAGAAATATCAGATGTTTCCGGTAATTATCGATTATCTGGACCAGGTCCAGAAGCACATCCTCGAGAACATAGACAACTTCCTCCCCGACAAGAGCGCACAGCCGGCCGGGCTGCCGTTCGCGTTCAGAATGCCGGCACAGCAGCAGCCGACGTTCACGGAATACAAGGTCAACGTGTTCATAGACAATTCGCTCACGGAGGGGGCGCCTGTAATATTCGAAACGCACCCTACGTACACGAACCTCTTCGGCTCTATAGAGAAAGAGGCGAGGTTCGGAGCGCTGTTCACGGACTTCACGATGATTCGACCGGGTTCTCTAGCCAAGGCGAACGGCGGCTACGTCGTGCTCGAAGCGCTCGATATGTTCAAATTCCCCTTCGTATGGGACTCGCTCAAGAAAGCCATTGAGAACCAGGAGCTGAGGATAGAGGATATATATCAGCAGTTCGGGTATTCGAGCACAATAGGACTGAGACCGGAGCCCATAAAGCTCGACGTGAAGGTGATAATCGCGGGAAACTCGTACCTCTATCAAATGCTGTACGCATACGATGAAGACTTCAGGAAACTCTTCAAGGTGAAAGCCGACTTCGACACCGTAGTCGACAGGAACGACGCTACGCTCTCCCAGTACTCCTGCTTCATAAAGTCGATATGCGAGAGAGACAACTTGAACCCGTTCGACAGGAGCGGACTCGAAACCGTGATCGAGTATTCATCGAGGCTGTCGGGGGACCAGCGGAAGCTTTCGGTACAGCTCGGCTCCATAACCAAGATACTGAAAGAAGCCGACTACTGGGCGAAGCTCGAAAGCTCGGACGGGCTCACAAAGCGCCCTCACGTGGAGAAGGCGATCGAGGAAAAGATCTACAGGTCGAATATGGTCGAGGAGAAAATCCAGGAGCTCATCGCGAAAGGGATATTGCTCGTCGATACGGAAGGCACGGTCACGGGTCAGATAAACGGCCTCGCGGTGTATAACATGGGGGACTATGCGTTCGGCAAACCGTCACGCATAACGTGCGAGACCTTCATGGGCACGGAAGGGGTCGTGAATATAGAAAGGAAATCGAGGATGAGCGGCAACATCCACGATAAGGGCGTCCTGATACTGAGCGGGTACTTAGGAGCCAAGTACGCGCAGAACAAGCCCTTGAGCCTTTCGGCAAGCATAGGGTTCGAGCAGAGCTACGAAACTATAGACGGGGACAGCGCGTCGGCCGCCGAGCTGATAGTGCTGCTGTCGAGCCTCTCGGGCGTCCCCATAAAACAGGGCCTTGCTATCACGGGCTCGGTGAACCAGAAGGGCCAGGTACAGCCCATAGGCGGTGTAAACGAAAAGGTAGAGGGGTTCTTCGACGTGTGCAAGGCTAAAGGCATCACGGGCGAGCAGGGGGTCGTTATCCCCTACCAGAACGTGAAGAACCTGATGCTCAAGAAGACCGTCGTGGAAGCGGTCAAGCACGGGAAATTCCACATTTACCCGGTCGAGACGATCGACCAGGCGATCGAGATCATGACGGGGAAAGAAGCGGGGGCGAGGGGGCCGAGCGGGAAGTTCAAAAGGGGCAGCATAAACTACCTCGTGGACAAGAAGTTGAGGGAGTTCGCCGAGGACTACAGGAAATTCGGGAAGCAGCTCGCGCCCAAGAAATCGAACAACTCGAACGAGAAATAG
- a CDS encoding PTS sugar transporter subunit IIA — protein sequence MVGIVVVTHGELAKELIAAVNFVLSSNPPVKMEGVCLHPDREFETFKQEIKNAIKRVKGKDGILLVTDMFGGTPSNISLTFLEENNVEVISGVNLPMLLKLATLSDKVKLGEAVKIAEAAGRDNIIVASKLLHNRNG from the coding sequence ATGGTAGGTATTGTCGTAGTAACCCATGGAGAGCTGGCAAAGGAGCTTATCGCGGCGGTGAATTTCGTGCTCTCGTCGAACCCGCCGGTAAAGATGGAAGGGGTCTGTCTCCATCCCGACAGGGAGTTCGAGACCTTCAAGCAGGAGATAAAGAACGCGATCAAAAGGGTGAAGGGGAAAGACGGAATACTACTCGTGACGGACATGTTCGGAGGGACGCCTTCCAACATCAGCCTTACATTCCTCGAAGAAAACAACGTCGAGGTCATCTCAGGCGTCAACCTGCCGATGCTCCTCAAGCTCGCCACGCTTTCGGACAAGGTCAAGCTGGGCGAGGCCGTCAAGATAGCCGAGGCTGCCGGCAGGGACAACATAATCGTCGCCAGCAAGCTCCTGCACAACAGGAACGGCTGA
- a CDS encoding DUF962 domain-containing protein, with protein MTESNRNEKEFSNFHQFYAYYLSEHANPLNRRLHFAGCILVLIVVLTALLAGEPTLLIFAPLFGYGLAWAGHYFVEKNSPATFKHPLWSLMGDWVMFKDIMIGKLKL; from the coding sequence ATGACAGAGTCTAATCGTAACGAAAAAGAATTCAGCAATTTTCATCAGTTTTACGCGTATTACCTTTCGGAGCACGCGAACCCTCTTAACAGGCGCCTCCACTTTGCGGGGTGTATTCTGGTGCTGATAGTCGTCCTTACGGCGCTCCTCGCCGGGGAGCCGACCCTCCTCATTTTCGCCCCTCTATTCGGATACGGCCTCGCGTGGGCGGGGCATTATTTCGTTGAGAAGAACAGCCCTGCCACGTTCAAACACCCGCTCTGGAGCCTTATGGGCGACTGGGTCATGTTCAAGGACATCATGATAGGGAAATTGAAGCTCTAG
- the aat gene encoding leucyl/phenylalanyl-tRNA--protein transferase, whose translation MPVYLLDDSLVFPDPMHAEPNGLLAVGGDLSVPRLLLAYRSGIFPWYSENNPILWFSPDPRLVLTLEDLYVSRKLKKVLKSAQFEVFFDTAFGDVIRSCSAVSRKGQTGTWITRDMIRAYTELHELGYAHSVETYHEGELAGGLYGVAIGGVFFGESMFHIVSDTSKVALYHLVEKLRELGFDFIDSQVPNTHMKRMGGREVGRESFLVMLRDAVNKKTPLGKWTDNRNLKLERL comes from the coding sequence ATGCCCGTATACCTTCTCGACGATTCGCTCGTCTTCCCTGATCCCATGCACGCGGAGCCGAACGGGCTTCTCGCCGTGGGAGGGGACCTCAGCGTCCCGAGGCTACTCTTGGCATACAGGAGCGGCATCTTCCCCTGGTACTCCGAAAACAATCCGATCCTGTGGTTTTCCCCAGACCCCCGGCTGGTTCTCACTCTTGAGGATCTCTACGTTTCGAGGAAGTTAAAGAAGGTCTTGAAATCAGCCCAATTCGAAGTCTTCTTCGACACGGCTTTCGGCGATGTCATAAGGAGCTGCTCCGCTGTCAGCCGGAAGGGGCAGACAGGGACCTGGATCACGAGAGACATGATCCGCGCTTATACGGAGCTCCACGAACTCGGTTACGCCCACTCCGTCGAAACGTATCACGAGGGGGAGCTCGCGGGAGGGCTCTACGGCGTCGCGATAGGCGGAGTCTTTTTCGGGGAATCCATGTTCCACATCGTCAGCGACACGTCGAAGGTCGCGCTCTATCACCTGGTGGAGAAGCTCCGCGAGCTCGGTTTCGATTTCATAGATTCCCAGGTGCCCAACACTCATATGAAAAGGATGGGAGGAAGGGAGGTCGGGAGAGAGAGCTTCCTTGTAATGCTCCGGGATGCGGTGAATAAAAAGACCCCGCTCGGGAAGTGGACGGATAACAGGAATTTGAAATTAGAGAGGCTCTGA
- a CDS encoding SGNH/GDSL hydrolase family protein, with translation MKSILCYGDSITWGYNPADGTRFPFADRWPGILQTELGEAYRVIEEALPGRTTSIDSPYLPDRNGKKSLPLVLESHLPVDLFILMLGTNDLWKPLGLSASDIAASCMSLIWTVQKAMAGPAYGVPKILLIAPQPLGPLSPFMKFYFEGRAQVSRALAGEYRKAAGITGSHFLDASKYVKSSRIDGVHLDAPGQRKLALGVKKSVLSILAGK, from the coding sequence ATGAAATCTATATTATGCTACGGGGATTCCATAACATGGGGTTATAACCCCGCAGACGGGACGAGGTTCCCGTTCGCGGACAGGTGGCCCGGGATATTGCAGACGGAGCTCGGAGAGGCGTACAGGGTAATAGAAGAAGCTCTGCCGGGCAGGACGACGAGCATAGACAGCCCTTATCTCCCGGACAGGAACGGAAAAAAGTCCCTCCCGCTCGTGCTCGAGAGCCACTTGCCCGTCGATCTCTTCATATTGATGCTCGGCACGAACGACCTCTGGAAACCGCTCGGCCTCTCAGCCTCGGACATAGCAGCGTCCTGCATGTCGCTTATATGGACCGTGCAGAAGGCAATGGCGGGGCCTGCGTACGGCGTCCCTAAGATACTGCTCATAGCCCCTCAGCCGCTTGGCCCGCTCTCGCCTTTTATGAAGTTTTATTTCGAAGGCCGGGCGCAGGTCTCGAGGGCGCTCGCTGGAGAGTACAGGAAAGCGGCCGGTATTACCGGCAGTCACTTCCTTGACGCGTCTAAATACGTGAAGTCGAGCAGGATCGACGGGGTTCACCTGGACGCCCCCGGGCAGAGGAAGCTCGCCCTGGGGGTGAAAAAGTCAGTCCTCTCGATTCTCGCTGGAAAATGA
- a CDS encoding DMT family transporter produces the protein MNIRKSLKGLKSANNKAVFWMILGGFDFATMGALIHALGSECDWLILAFLRMFMSFVIALVLTRRAGLKPFLFDRPLLWVRSIVGCSAMIATFYALTKLPISDVAVITESRPIWVAILAGFLLGETTSKRIWLSIILGMTGVVLVEHAHLRDQNAAGLAALFAALSGALVMVLLRKLRDIDPRTIVTHFSGTAAAVCLLLILILGREFDFSFMEKPANLLMLAGIGVFGTVGQLAMTKAFSIGEAPGVASAGFMRVGFSAGYDLLIWQHAFQITTLAGIAMILGSTGGLLKPAQNGDGDAGLAEEKAQKLGAG, from the coding sequence ATGAATATTAGAAAAAGCTTGAAAGGCCTAAAGTCAGCAAACAACAAGGCCGTCTTCTGGATGATACTGGGAGGCTTCGACTTCGCGACCATGGGGGCCCTCATACACGCGCTAGGCAGCGAGTGCGATTGGCTTATTCTGGCGTTCCTCAGGATGTTCATGTCTTTCGTGATAGCGCTCGTCCTTACGCGCCGGGCGGGACTCAAACCATTCCTCTTCGACAGGCCGCTGCTCTGGGTGAGGAGCATAGTCGGCTGCTCGGCGATGATCGCGACCTTCTATGCGCTCACAAAGCTCCCCATCTCGGACGTTGCGGTCATAACGGAATCAAGACCGATCTGGGTGGCAATACTTGCGGGATTCCTCCTCGGCGAAACGACGAGTAAAAGGATATGGCTGTCCATAATCCTCGGCATGACGGGGGTCGTACTCGTCGAGCATGCGCACCTCCGCGACCAGAACGCGGCCGGGCTAGCGGCGCTCTTCGCCGCCCTCTCAGGCGCTCTCGTGATGGTGCTCCTGAGGAAGCTGAGGGACATCGATCCGAGGACGATCGTCACGCATTTCTCTGGCACTGCGGCCGCGGTGTGCCTGCTGCTTATCCTCATACTCGGGAGGGAATTCGATTTTTCGTTCATGGAGAAACCCGCGAACCTCCTCATGCTCGCAGGCATAGGCGTTTTCGGGACCGTCGGGCAGCTCGCCATGACGAAGGCTTTTTCCATCGGGGAGGCCCCGGGCGTCGCCTCGGCCGGTTTCATGAGAGTCGGGTTCTCGGCCGGATACGACCTCCTGATCTGGCAGCACGCGTTTCAGATCACGACTCTCGCGGGTATAGCCATGATACTGGGCTCGACCGGCGGATTACTTAAGCCTGCGCAGAACGGAGACGGGGATGCGGGCCTGGCCGAGGAAAAGGCCCAGAAGCTGGGCGCGGGGTGA
- a CDS encoding gamma-glutamyl-gamma-aminobutyrate hydrolase family protein (Members of this family of hydrolases with an active site Cys residue belong to MEROPS family C26.), whose product MPRLLVFQHVAHEILGTLDPLLRGSGFRIKYVNFERHPGFEPSLEGYDGLIVLGGPMNVDEVDRYPNLAYEVQMIREAVRSGMPVLGICLGSQLIAKALGARVYKNREKEIGWYDLSPTEAGRKDPLISHFSGTEKIFQWHGDTFDVPGGAVLLASSPLCRNQAFRYGENVYGLQFHLEVDEPMVERWLRIPGNKKEIEELNGKIDPERIRKETPEYIPRLKELSDRAFAGFIGFFGFNKKRKTLPSR is encoded by the coding sequence ATGCCAAGACTCCTTGTCTTTCAGCACGTAGCTCACGAGATTCTCGGAACGCTCGACCCCCTGCTGAGGGGTTCCGGGTTCAGGATCAAGTACGTCAATTTCGAGCGGCATCCCGGCTTCGAGCCGAGCCTCGAGGGCTATGACGGCCTTATCGTGCTCGGAGGCCCTATGAACGTGGACGAGGTAGACAGATATCCGAATCTCGCCTATGAGGTGCAAATGATCCGCGAGGCTGTGAGGTCGGGCATGCCCGTTCTGGGCATTTGCCTCGGGTCGCAGCTTATTGCAAAAGCGCTCGGCGCCAGGGTGTATAAGAACCGTGAGAAGGAGATAGGCTGGTACGATCTTTCCCCGACCGAGGCCGGCCGGAAGGACCCGCTCATTTCTCACTTCTCGGGCACGGAGAAGATATTCCAGTGGCACGGCGACACTTTCGACGTACCCGGAGGGGCGGTTCTCCTCGCTTCTTCCCCCCTCTGCAGGAATCAGGCCTTCCGTTACGGGGAAAACGTCTACGGCCTCCAGTTCCATCTCGAGGTCGACGAGCCCATGGTCGAGAGGTGGCTCCGCATACCGGGGAATAAAAAAGAGATCGAGGAATTAAACGGGAAGATCGATCCTGAAAGGATAAGAAAGGAAACCCCCGAATACATTCCCCGCCTTAAGGAGCTCAGCGACAGGGCGTTTGCGGGGTTCATCGGGTTCTTCGGATTCAATAAAAAACGGAAGACCCTCCCTTCGAGATAA
- a CDS encoding SelT/SelW/SelH family protein: MEDSKRVEITYCRQCRWLLRASWMAQELLTTFDVELGEVALVPGTGGIFEVRVGDELVWSRKERGRFPDIKELKQLVRDRVAPGRDLGHSDG, encoded by the coding sequence ATGGAAGACAGCAAGAGGGTGGAAATTACGTACTGCAGGCAGTGCCGCTGGCTGTTGAGGGCGTCCTGGATGGCCCAGGAGCTTCTGACGACGTTCGACGTCGAGCTCGGCGAGGTAGCTCTCGTGCCCGGCACGGGCGGGATATTCGAGGTCAGGGTAGGGGACGAGCTCGTCTGGTCACGGAAGGAGAGGGGGAGGTTCCCAGATATAAAAGAGCTCAAGCAGCTCGTAAGAGACAGGGTAGCCCCCGGCAGGGACCTCGGCCACTCGGACGGATAA
- the mscL gene encoding large-conductance mechanosensitive channel protein MscL — MLKEFKEFAMRGNVVDMAVGIIIGAAFGTIVQSLVNDVMMPPIGLVLGDVDFSNLFFVLREGTPPGPYPALSDAAKAGAVTINYGKFINTIISFLIVAFAVFILVRNINKLREEKETAPAPPVPSNEEKLLAEIRDILRNK; from the coding sequence ATGCTTAAGGAATTTAAAGAATTTGCCATGCGGGGGAATGTCGTCGATATGGCCGTCGGCATTATCATCGGAGCAGCATTCGGGACGATCGTCCAGTCTCTCGTTAACGACGTGATGATGCCCCCCATAGGGCTCGTCCTGGGCGACGTCGATTTTTCGAACCTGTTTTTTGTGCTCAGGGAAGGGACGCCCCCGGGCCCCTACCCCGCGCTTTCGGACGCCGCGAAAGCGGGTGCCGTGACCATAAATTACGGCAAGTTTATAAATACGATAATCAGCTTCCTCATAGTAGCTTTCGCTGTATTTATCCTCGTGAGGAATATCAACAAGCTGAGAGAAGAGAAAGAGACCGCGCCTGCCCCGCCCGTGCCTTCGAACGAGGAGAAGCTGCTAGCGGAGATCAGGGACATACTGAGAAACAAATGA
- a CDS encoding alpha/beta fold hydrolase — protein MPRVNIDSIELQYEISGYGPPVVFINGLTMDLNGWLLQVEPFSRKYRMLRYDCRGQGGSDKPETEYSQELHADDLRMLMEKLDIPKAHIIGLSNGGMIAQHFALRHPEKTGALVLVDTCSYVDTLLGLIITSWIKSAEAGGSGLRYDVALPYLFSEEFTKQNLDRMMAMKEFNLALNPVKPVVNLSKASRNHDLRDRVSEIKAPTLIIAGEEDILIPVKYSRILREKIKNSTLVTIKHCGHVPPIEKPDEFNEIVMRFLGDHDNLLI, from the coding sequence ATGCCCAGAGTAAACATTGATTCGATAGAGCTCCAGTACGAGATATCGGGCTACGGGCCGCCCGTGGTTTTCATCAACGGCCTGACCATGGATCTTAACGGATGGCTGCTCCAGGTGGAGCCATTCAGCAGAAAGTACAGGATGCTGAGATATGACTGCAGGGGCCAGGGGGGATCGGACAAGCCTGAGACCGAGTATTCACAGGAACTGCACGCGGACGACCTCCGCATGCTTATGGAGAAGCTGGACATACCGAAAGCTCACATAATCGGCCTCTCGAACGGCGGCATGATAGCGCAGCATTTCGCCCTGCGCCATCCGGAGAAAACAGGAGCGCTCGTGCTCGTGGATACGTGCTCATACGTGGATACGCTCCTCGGGCTCATCATCACGTCGTGGATAAAGTCAGCCGAGGCGGGCGGGAGCGGGCTCAGATACGACGTCGCCCTCCCGTACCTCTTTTCCGAAGAGTTCACGAAACAGAACCTCGACAGGATGATGGCCATGAAGGAGTTCAATCTGGCGCTGAACCCCGTGAAGCCGGTCGTCAACCTCTCGAAAGCGAGCAGGAACCACGACCTTCGCGACCGCGTCTCGGAAATAAAGGCGCCCACGCTCATAATAGCAGGCGAGGAGGACATACTGATACCGGTCAAATATTCGAGGATCCTGAGGGAGAAAATAAAGAACTCGACCCTCGTCACGATCAAGCACTGCGGACACGTCCCACCGATCGAGAAACCGGACGAATTCAATGAGATAGTCATGAGGTTCCTCGGGGACCACGACAATCTCCTTATTTAA
- a CDS encoding adenylyltransferase/cytidyltransferase family protein, whose protein sequence is MSDWKVVNHGHPDIKPSKDRRAIFIGRYQPYHMGHISLVRQKLDKGIPCLIMVRDIPPDPQNPFTTEQTVDMIRKYHASKGDDVVVMIIPDIESVNWGRGVGYEMNEFFPPDDIGFISATKIRNAISEGNDDWRKLVDESIQDDVVRYLKG, encoded by the coding sequence ATGAGCGATTGGAAGGTTGTAAATCACGGACACCCGGATATTAAACCCTCAAAGGATAGAAGGGCCATCTTCATCGGCAGGTATCAGCCCTACCACATGGGTCACATAAGCCTTGTCAGGCAGAAGCTCGACAAGGGCATTCCCTGCCTCATCATGGTGAGGGACATCCCGCCCGACCCCCAGAACCCGTTCACGACCGAGCAGACCGTGGACATGATAAGAAAATACCATGCGAGCAAGGGGGACGATGTCGTGGTCATGATCATCCCGGATATAGAGTCCGTCAACTGGGGAAGGGGAGTCGGTTACGAGATGAACGAATTCTTCCCGCCCGATGATATAGGCTTCATCTCGGCTACAAAAATCAGGAACGCAATATCCGAAGGCAATGACGATTGGCGGAAGCTCGTAGACGAGTCCATTCAGGACGACGTCGTCAGGTATCTTAAAGGCTGA
- a CDS encoding HAD-IIA family hydrolase, with protein sequence MRLADLFDCFLIDLDGVVYVGDSPTEGSVETINLLKKAGKIVIFLTNDPRKSAAEYSEKLRGMGIVINPGDVVTSGMAIAYHIRNTHTDIKDKKAYVVGSGSLKDEIKLTGLEIVSGEEAKKADFVIVGGHPDFHYEEMKIAALAVRGGAEFFATNRDPAFPAPEGLVPATGAVLASIETACGRKAVVAGKPEVIMFEVALAEHLHRDRDRFAIVGDRLDTDVQGGRNAGIATVLALSGSTTEEDLIISEIKPDYVIRDLRDLLKDAPTASGKHAQSKH encoded by the coding sequence ATGAGACTCGCTGACCTATTCGACTGTTTCCTCATCGACCTCGACGGCGTGGTGTACGTGGGCGATAGCCCGACCGAGGGCTCCGTCGAAACGATAAACCTCCTGAAGAAAGCCGGAAAAATCGTGATTTTCCTGACCAACGACCCGAGAAAGTCAGCTGCGGAATATTCGGAGAAGCTCCGCGGGATGGGGATCGTGATAAATCCGGGAGACGTCGTCACTTCCGGGATGGCGATCGCATACCATATCAGGAACACGCACACTGACATAAAGGACAAAAAAGCGTACGTCGTCGGGAGCGGCTCGCTCAAGGACGAAATAAAGCTCACGGGGCTTGAGATCGTAAGCGGAGAGGAAGCAAAGAAGGCTGACTTCGTCATAGTCGGCGGCCACCCGGATTTCCATTACGAGGAGATGAAAATAGCGGCCCTTGCGGTACGCGGAGGGGCGGAGTTCTTCGCGACGAACCGCGACCCTGCTTTCCCCGCGCCCGAGGGACTGGTGCCTGCGACAGGGGCGGTGCTCGCATCGATAGAGACCGCATGCGGGAGGAAGGCCGTCGTGGCGGGCAAGCCGGAAGTGATAATGTTCGAAGTGGCCTTAGCCGAGCATCTGCACAGGGACAGAGACAGGTTCGCGATAGTGGGAGACCGTCTCGATACCGACGTCCAGGGGGGGAGGAACGCGGGCATAGCGACGGTACTCGCGCTTTCGGGCTCCACTACCGAAGAGGACCTGATAATTTCCGAAATCAAACCCGACTATGTCATAAGGGACCTGAGGGACCTTTTAAAGGACGCGCCGACAGCGTCAGGGAAGCATGCCCAGAGTAAACATTGA